The Plodia interpunctella isolate USDA-ARS_2022_Savannah chromosome 8, ilPloInte3.2, whole genome shotgun sequence genome window below encodes:
- the LOC128671643 gene encoding organic cation transporter protein-like isoform X5, whose amino-acid sequence MLIFNPNINKALLPLVPCTKFVYDTSVFKHTITSEWDLVCSKRWLPFISQCVLMWGVLIGGIMFGVIADQYGRRIPLMAAIAIQSITSFIASAMPHFWWWMAVRFILALASGGIGIISFVICVEVVSGKWRTTIPILYQLPFGLGSAVMALLAYWLRDWRKLEFALASISSLFLLYWFWIPESPRWLLATGQTQKAIEVLRIAAKQNKTEQNFQAMQNLLPKCNIVKLKGCGFIAFFKSKNMRTKTLLLSINWFFTGIAFFAFAQYLGTIAENIFLTVALSGIISLPGGLLCVCIIANNGRKRTLWVFKLATAICFIGIKMVPRYHFANDWPRLFFAGVGFAGLGGTVPALYLYSGELFPTVGRNAGVAGVTIFAKIAAMVAPAVVGLNVLVPDLPLIVLTITSLSQMLLIIPLPETKGYPLPDTLEQAEQFRREK is encoded by the exons cccTCTTGCCTTTGGTGCCTTGcacaaaatttgtttatgaTACATCTGTTTTTAAACACACTATCACCTCAGAATGGGATTTAGTATGCTCCAAACGCTGGTTACCTTTT ATTAGTCAGTGCGTGTTGATGTGGGGTGTGCTTATCGGTGGTATAATGTTTGGCGTAATTGCGGATCAATATGGACGCAGGATACCTTTAATGGCTGCTATTGCAATCCAAAGTATAACTAGTTTTATCGCCAGCGCAATGCCTCATTTTTGGTGGTGGATGGCAGTTCGGTTCATCTTGGCGTTGGCTTCAGGTGGTATTGGAATTATATCATTTGTTATTTGTGTCGAG GTTGTCAGTGGAAAATGGCGCACGACCATTCCCATACTATACCAATTGCCATTCGGATTGGGAAGTGCCGTGATGGCTTTACTGGCTTACTGGCTACGAGACTGGCGGAAACTGGAATTCGCTTTAGCGTCAATTTCATCTCTTTTCCTTTTATACTGGTTTTGGATACCAGAATCACCTCGATGGCTATTGGCTACAGGACAAACTCAAAAAGCTATAG AAGTTTTGCGAATTGCCGCCAAGCAGAACAAGACTGAGCAAAATTTCCAAGCGATGCAAAACTTATTGCCTAAATGTAACATTGTCAAACTAAAAGGATGCGGTTTTATAGCGTTCTTCAAGTCTAAGAATATGCGGACTAAAACATTATTACTATCAATAAATTG GTTTTTTACTGGAATAGCATTTTTCGCATTTGCACAGTATCTAGGTACGATTGCcgagaacatttttttaactgttGCGCTAAGCGGCATCATATCTTTACCGGGTGGATTACTGTGTGTTTGTATAATAGCAAACAATGGAAGAAAAAGAACCCTTTGGGTGTTTAAGTTGGCAACTGCTATTTGTTTCATTGGCATAAAAATGGTGCCAAGATATCATTTTGCTAATGACTGGCCAAGGCTATTCTTCGCAGGAGTCGGCTTTGCGGGTCTTGGT GGGACCGTACCGGCTCTGTACCTATATTCCGGGGAGTTATTCCCGACAGTCGGACGGAATGCTGGTGTCGCTGGAGTGACAATCTTTGCCAAAATCGCCGCCATGGTAGCACCGGCAGTGGTGGGATTAAATGTCTTGGTACCAGACCTACCTCTAATAGTTTTAACCATAACGTCGTTATCCCAGATGCTGCTAATTATACCGTTGCCTGAAACTAAAGGTTACCCTCTGCCGGATACACTGGAGCAAGCAGAACAATTTCGTagggaaaaataa
- the LOC128671646 gene encoding CAAX prenyl protease 1 homolog, which produces MDIDEGLIVFLILLFSWSEYLWEQYLSIRQLKIYNTNNTIPDDLKDMLNEESFKKARIYGIDKSKFKSVKEFYSIIFTTVILHKRWIYVAWNKSENIAATFNVSPDREILVSCVFMTFVTLFNFVVNMPFKIYGTFVLEERHGFNKQTVGFFIKDQLKSLLLSLVITLPIISIAIYIIMLGGNMFVVWLWLFTTVATLLLLTLYPTVIAPLFDKFVPLSDGSLRKGIENLASKLKFPLSQIFIVEGSKRSAHSNAYFSGLFGAKRIVLFDTLLEKYDEEKKKTTGCTEEEILGVLAHELGHWNCSHIYKSILLTEVNLLLLFTAFGFLFKYSLLYTALGFPAGQEPIIIGLIVVLQMILAPYNSILSFFATAMSRKFEFEADNFAVSLDYPNELRSALIKLGKDNLDYPIYDKLYSLWYHSHPTLLHRIENIKTKLSEKKQN; this is translated from the exons ATGGATATCGACGAAGGActgatagtatttttaattttacttttttcgtGGAGTGAATATTTATGGGAGCAATACCTTTCCATTCGTCAG CTGAAGATTTATAATACGAACAACACTATACCAGATGACTTGAAAGATATGTTGAATGAGGAATCCTTCAAAAAGGCCCGAATCTATGGAATAGATAAGTCTAAGTTCAAGAGTGTCAAAGAATTTTacagtattatttttactacagTGATCTTGCATAAGCGTTGGATCTATGTTGCTTGGAATAAGTCAGAAAATATTGCTGCAACTTTTAATGTCAGTCCTGATCGGGAGATACTAGTTAGTTGTGTGTTTATGACATTTGTAACTCTATTCAATTTTGTAGTAAACATgccttttaaaatttatggaaCATTTGTGCTTGAAGAGAGACATGGattcaacaaacaaacagttgGTTTTTTCATAAAGGATCAACTTAAGTCTCTTCTGCTAAGTCTTGTCATAACTCTCCCAATCATTTCAAtagctatttatattattatgcttGGTGGAAACATGTTTGTTGTGTGGTTATGGTTGTTCACCACAGTGGCCACTCTCCTTCTCCTAACTCTCTATCCGACAGTGATTGCTcctttatttgataaatttgtcCCGTTGTCTGATGGCTCTCTGCGCAAAGGAATTGAGAATTTGGcatcaaaattaaagtttcccctttcacaaatatttatagttgaaGGTTCCAAAAGGTCTGCACATAGCAATGCCTACTTCAGTGGTTTGTTTGGAGCAAAgagaattgttttatttgataccCTCTTGGAGAAGTATGATGAGGAGAAAAAAAAGACAACTGGTTGTACTGAGGAAGAAATTTTAGGTGTTTTAGCTCATGAGCTGGGCCATTGGAATTGCAGTCATATTTACAAGTCAATATTGCTAACTGAAGTAAATTTACTTCTTCTTTTCACTGCTTTTGGATTTCTGTTCAAATACTCCTTATTGTACACAGCTCTCGGATTCCCTGCAGGTCAAGAACCAATCATCATTGGCCTGATAGTTGTTTTACAAATGATCCTAGCACCATACAATTCAATATTGTCTTTCTTTGCTACAGCTATGTCTCGTAAATTTGAGTTTGAAGCAGATAATTTTGCAGTTTCTTTAGATTACCCTAATGAGTTAAGGTCAGCACTTATAAAATTAGGCAAAGATAATTTAGACTATCCTATATATGATAAACTATATTCATTATGGTACCATTCACATCCCACCCTTTTGCAtagaattgaaaatataaaaacaaaattatcagAAAAGAAGCAAAATTAG